From Spirochaeta isovalerica, the proteins below share one genomic window:
- a CDS encoding GH36-type glycosyl hydrolase domain-containing protein, with protein MNCGYFLDEKKEYIITTPKTPTKWINYIGTLEFGGFVDHTGGGVICAGDPALNRITKYIPQIPLSQMNGETLYIRLHRENGEYDIFSPFYTPVLKETEDFRCAVGLGYNRWSTVYKGIEVEILIFSPRGSRRIIRSIKVTNKSPEKQEIDIIPVVEYTHFDALKQFTNADWAPQTMESMVLDRKEGLVVLGQAAYMMKDRAVNYLTSNRPVSSFETDRSLFLGNGGYGSWQDPRSLHNKELSSTCALRGDNIGALLHHMGPLEPGESERLITQLGQTGDISKELNEIEYYRKEENVDAAFRELSRYWEGFLSVMQTETPSPSFNSMINIHNPRQCYMTKNWSRYLSLYQLGLGARGLGFRDSSQDVMGVLSQIPDEAAELIGKLLSTQKRNGSAMHQFFPLTMEANGGDSREEEDRADYYGDDHLWIILAVCEYLKETGDLTFLKKEFPFYDKDKAGLPVEKGTVLEHLKRGLNFTWENRGSHGLPLLGFADWNDTVNLPIGAESLFIASQFGVALREIIPVCEEIGDRDADLYKDWYTSMKDIVNREGWDGEWYRRYYDHKGKPLGSVENDKGKIFTNGQSWPVISGFAEGEKRDKALDSVYRHLNTSKGIKLSTPGYEKFDPEVGGVTTYRPGAKENGGIFLHSNPWVIIAETINGNGNRAFEYYSQINPAAKNEIIEEYEVEPYCYAQNILGDEHPQFGLGRNSWLSGTASWMYQAGTKYILGIKPELNGLSVNPCIPAEWDGFKTVRRFRGKTYRITVKNPRHLSKGVKSLTVNGEKIKGVVIPSANYINDGEITVEAVIGE; from the coding sequence ATGAATTGCGGATATTTCCTGGATGAAAAGAAAGAATATATTATTACAACTCCCAAAACCCCGACAAAATGGATCAATTATATCGGAACTCTGGAGTTCGGCGGTTTTGTTGACCATACGGGCGGTGGGGTCATCTGCGCGGGAGATCCGGCATTAAACCGCATAACGAAATATATTCCCCAGATTCCACTCTCCCAGATGAATGGAGAGACCCTTTATATTCGCCTGCACAGGGAAAATGGAGAATACGACATTTTCAGTCCCTTCTATACTCCCGTTTTAAAGGAAACGGAAGATTTCCGCTGTGCCGTCGGCCTCGGCTATAACCGCTGGTCAACAGTTTATAAAGGCATTGAAGTGGAAATACTGATTTTCTCTCCCAGGGGAAGCAGACGAATCATCCGGAGCATAAAAGTAACAAACAAAAGCCCGGAGAAACAGGAAATCGATATAATCCCCGTTGTCGAGTACACCCACTTCGATGCTCTGAAACAGTTTACCAATGCCGATTGGGCTCCCCAGACTATGGAGAGTATGGTCCTGGACCGGAAAGAAGGATTAGTTGTTCTCGGACAGGCCGCTTATATGATGAAAGATAGAGCTGTCAACTATCTTACCAGCAACCGGCCGGTTTCCTCATTTGAAACAGACAGAAGCCTTTTCCTTGGTAACGGCGGTTACGGAAGCTGGCAGGATCCCCGGTCTCTTCATAATAAAGAACTGAGCTCCACCTGTGCACTCAGGGGAGATAATATCGGGGCATTGCTCCATCATATGGGTCCTCTTGAGCCGGGCGAATCAGAAAGGCTTATTACCCAACTCGGCCAGACGGGCGATATTTCAAAAGAGCTGAATGAAATTGAATACTACCGGAAAGAAGAAAATGTCGATGCTGCCTTTCGCGAACTCTCCCGGTACTGGGAGGGCTTCCTCTCTGTCATGCAGACGGAAACACCCTCCCCTTCATTCAATTCCATGATAAACATCCATAATCCGCGACAATGCTATATGACTAAAAACTGGTCCCGTTATCTCTCTCTTTATCAGCTTGGCCTGGGAGCCAGAGGTCTGGGATTCCGGGACAGTTCTCAGGATGTTATGGGTGTTCTTTCACAGATACCCGATGAGGCTGCGGAACTGATAGGAAAGCTGCTGTCCACTCAGAAAAGAAACGGTTCGGCCATGCATCAGTTTTTCCCCCTGACGATGGAAGCCAACGGGGGTGATTCCCGGGAGGAAGAAGACAGAGCCGATTATTACGGCGACGACCATCTCTGGATCATTCTCGCCGTTTGCGAATATTTGAAGGAAACGGGAGATCTGACATTTCTGAAAAAAGAGTTCCCTTTTTATGACAAAGATAAAGCCGGACTGCCTGTGGAGAAGGGAACAGTTCTGGAACACCTGAAAAGAGGATTGAATTTCACCTGGGAGAACCGGGGTTCGCACGGATTGCCATTGCTGGGATTCGCCGACTGGAACGATACGGTCAACCTGCCCATCGGCGCCGAAAGCCTCTTTATCGCCAGCCAGTTCGGAGTGGCCCTGAGAGAAATCATCCCGGTCTGTGAAGAGATCGGAGACCGGGACGCTGATTTATACAAAGATTGGTACACTTCGATGAAGGATATAGTGAACCGCGAAGGCTGGGATGGGGAATGGTACAGAAGGTACTATGATCATAAGGGAAAACCTCTCGGGTCGGTAGAAAATGATAAAGGGAAGATTTTTACAAATGGTCAATCATGGCCTGTCATAAGCGGATTCGCCGAGGGAGAGAAAAGAGACAAAGCTCTGGATTCTGTTTACCGGCACCTCAATACATCGAAGGGAATCAAACTGAGCACTCCCGGATACGAAAAGTTCGATCCCGAAGTCGGAGGAGTGACGACCTACAGGCCGGGAGCCAAAGAAAACGGTGGCATATTTCTCCATTCCAATCCCTGGGTGATCATCGCCGAAACCATCAATGGAAACGGAAACCGGGCATTTGAATATTACAGCCAGATAAACCCGGCGGCGAAAAACGAGATAATCGAAGAATACGAAGTCGAACCTTACTGCTATGCCCAGAACATTCTGGGAGATGAACATCCCCAGTTCGGACTGGGAAGAAACAGCTGGCTCTCGGGAACGGCTTCATGGATGTATCAGGCGGGAACCAAATATATTCTCGGAATCAAGCCCGAACTGAACGGTCTGTCTGTGAATCCCTGTATCCCGGCGGAATGGGATGGATTTAAGACCGTGCGCCGGTTCAGGGGAAAAACATACAGAATTACTGTTAAAAACCCCCGTCATCTGAGCAAAGGGGTTAAGAGCCTGACTGTTAACGGAGAGAAAATCAAGGGGGTTGTCATTCCCTCGGCAAATTACATTAATGACGGGGAAATAACTGTAGAAGCAGTAATCGGAGAATAA
- a CDS encoding YbgA family protein codes for MKKIKVGVSSCLLGNNVRYNGQHQLDHFIRDTLGQWCEFVPVCPEVECGLPIPRESMRLVGDVNNPRLMTGKTGIDHTEKMKSWIEGKLPELEREELVAFVFKTKSPSSGMRKIKIYNEQGERISFNGIGMFARAFMERFPDIPVEDEGRLCDPGLREQFIETIFVLQRWRDAVKAGTAKAVVDFHTKHKYTFMAHSPQKLKELGKLTARAGTVKPEELVEEYRTVLHKLLKEKKDRKKNYNVILHIMGYFKNHLTAGEKDELLKEAQLYYDGISPVIVPLTLLKHYTMKYEEPYLLEQYYLNPHPVELGLLNHV; via the coding sequence ATGAAAAAAATTAAAGTCGGCGTCAGCAGCTGCCTGCTCGGAAACAATGTCCGCTATAACGGACAGCATCAGCTGGATCATTTCATTCGCGATACTTTAGGCCAGTGGTGCGAATTCGTACCGGTCTGCCCGGAAGTCGAATGCGGTCTTCCCATACCCCGCGAATCCATGAGGCTGGTCGGCGATGTTAACAATCCCCGATTGATGACGGGAAAAACGGGAATAGATCATACAGAAAAGATGAAATCCTGGATCGAAGGGAAACTTCCCGAACTGGAGAGGGAGGAACTGGTCGCTTTCGTTTTCAAAACGAAAAGCCCGTCGAGCGGAATGCGGAAAATCAAAATTTACAATGAACAGGGCGAAAGAATCAGTTTTAACGGGATTGGAATGTTTGCGAGGGCTTTTATGGAGCGGTTTCCCGACATCCCGGTTGAAGATGAAGGGCGTCTTTGTGATCCCGGTTTGAGAGAGCAGTTCATCGAGACCATATTTGTTCTTCAGCGCTGGCGCGATGCTGTAAAAGCCGGAACGGCTAAGGCTGTTGTGGATTTTCATACAAAGCATAAATACACATTTATGGCCCACAGTCCTCAAAAGCTGAAAGAGCTGGGAAAGTTGACAGCCCGGGCTGGCACCGTCAAACCGGAAGAGCTTGTTGAGGAATACCGTACGGTTCTGCACAAACTGCTCAAAGAGAAGAAAGACAGGAAGAAGAACTATAATGTCATTCTTCATATTATGGGATATTTCAAAAATCACCTGACCGCCGGTGAAAAGGATGAACTTCTTAAAGAAGCCCAACTGTACTATGACGGAATCTCCCCGGTCATCGTTCCGCTTACTTTGTTAAAACACTATACGATGAAATATGAGGAGCCCTATCTGCTGGAACAGTATTACCTGAACCCTCATCCGGTGGAACTGGGACTTCTGAATCATGTCTGA
- the nudC gene encoding NAD(+) diphosphatase — MDNLSKSSFNYLTSSGLDRMPGVRENHDHFTSLTESPEARFLLIKGEENLLREDNAVSPVLLTFKDTGLKTINKEFCYLLGKKDNLVYFALDLDFHGQKINLPEGAAFTHLRKSRIDVKDWTGALIAYANALVSWHRNHRFCGKCGSATETAEMGQARYCSKGTCATPHYPRTDPAVIVVVTRDDKCLLARKAGWPEGMYSIVAGYVDHGESLEDAVVREVFEETGIHVRSTEYHSSQPWPFPYTLMLGYFAEADEGDIVVDHNELEDARWFSREDIIEGLQKGTHKLPSSFSISRKLITEWFNKGNKGSLSSYL, encoded by the coding sequence ATGGATAATCTTTCAAAGTCCTCCTTCAATTATCTGACCTCTTCCGGTCTGGACCGGATGCCCGGAGTCCGGGAGAACCATGATCATTTCACAAGCCTAACCGAATCTCCCGAAGCAAGGTTTCTCCTTATCAAAGGGGAGGAAAACCTTCTCAGGGAAGATAATGCCGTTTCACCGGTTCTTCTGACTTTCAAAGATACGGGATTAAAGACTATCAATAAGGAATTCTGTTACCTCCTGGGTAAAAAGGATAATCTTGTATATTTCGCACTTGATCTGGATTTTCACGGTCAGAAAATAAACCTCCCCGAAGGGGCGGCCTTCACACATCTGAGAAAAAGCCGTATCGATGTGAAAGACTGGACAGGAGCCCTGATCGCCTATGCCAATGCTCTGGTCTCCTGGCATCGGAACCACAGATTCTGCGGAAAGTGCGGGTCCGCTACGGAAACAGCAGAAATGGGACAGGCGCGATACTGTTCAAAGGGGACGTGCGCGACGCCCCATTATCCCCGCACGGATCCGGCCGTCATCGTTGTCGTGACAAGAGATGACAAATGCCTTCTGGCCCGGAAAGCCGGCTGGCCCGAGGGAATGTATTCCATTGTGGCCGGATATGTGGATCACGGCGAATCGCTGGAAGATGCTGTCGTAAGGGAAGTATTCGAGGAGACGGGGATTCATGTCAGATCGACTGAGTACCATTCTTCGCAGCCCTGGCCCTTCCCCTACACCCTGATGCTGGGGTATTTCGCCGAGGCGGATGAGGGAGACATAGTTGTTGACCATAATGAGCTGGAGGATGCCCGATGGTTCAGCAGAGAAGATATCATAGAAGGTCTGCAAAAGGGGACTCACAAGTTGCCGTCATCCTTTTCCATTTCCCGCAAATTGATTACTGAATGGTTCAACAAAGGAAATAAAGGATCGCTAAGCAGCTATCTATAA
- a CDS encoding methyl-accepting chemotaxis protein, translated as MFRRNLLILIISLSPFFLLSGQTIVDAQQGPAVLNDVFLKVENFNPETLPRSIDYTFTPYHGETINTGDGKGRKMFTFAAQFSLKSPVESDGLSLMLGPIDYPYIVYLNGNDIFRNGTYAEGNYNSHAYASFNILLPSHMILPKGQTNTIMIQAYPLFESAAMSPFTITSFREGSRLAFNRNLAGIYLIQGASFLAVFLFFFFILYGVLGGLRDMNYIYFALMCLSFTLSYFEITLSHDSAPEVVLKMFSKTGFTWLALLSMYFVTEYTGILKENRIRKFLPLIIGTGLTVIFMTRGSKEAIDIVYSPVMQLVFLPAILFNVTILVISIFFRKNKNAIPLLLAFMAVIGASGHDILYILQSRLPYAYLTAYGFLSLVGFIFFTLAIRQTRESLAAKKTAMELDKKNSQQQELINRIREVSRTLVKSSRQIEEKVSSTSEKIEESADQNEQISAEVFNRVSELKQVIVEMEERAKTSAEKIPASINNQSEAVKKVSSTINSLNDHLTEILQFAEDTKQSADALSEMAGSSTRIIKESNKSIVEVSEYSTFISDVLTAIEDITEKTSLLSINAAIEAARAGTAGAGFSVVAGEIRTLSSASKERLDSSFQKIEDMKDSIGNSRELSEKVSGSLTNIIENTKVSTEKIKSMTDRLNKQKKESAAISQSVQGLLNDTRIIQHLSEESRKADIAVAGTMEDIRSLFLNITEILSGQKDQSTELYRFMAHIQEVVEENLRNVDILNSSIEELN; from the coding sequence ATGTTCCGACGTAATCTATTAATTCTTATTATTTCCCTATCTCCGTTTTTTCTCCTGTCAGGGCAGACTATCGTCGATGCTCAACAGGGACCGGCCGTTCTCAATGATGTTTTTCTGAAAGTGGAAAACTTCAATCCGGAAACACTTCCCCGCTCAATCGATTATACCTTTACCCCCTACCATGGGGAAACCATAAACACCGGAGACGGCAAGGGCAGAAAAATGTTTACTTTTGCCGCTCAATTCAGTTTGAAATCCCCTGTTGAATCAGATGGCCTTTCACTTATGCTCGGCCCGATTGATTATCCCTATATCGTCTATCTCAACGGGAATGACATATTCAGAAACGGAACCTATGCAGAAGGGAATTACAATTCTCATGCCTATGCTTCTTTCAACATCCTCCTGCCTTCCCATATGATTCTCCCGAAGGGACAGACGAATACAATAATGATTCAGGCATATCCGCTCTTTGAATCAGCAGCCATGTCCCCCTTTACCATTACTTCATTCAGAGAAGGATCAAGGCTCGCATTCAACCGCAATCTGGCCGGTATATATCTCATCCAGGGCGCGTCATTCCTCGCGGTGTTTCTCTTTTTCTTTTTTATTCTCTACGGAGTTCTCGGCGGACTGCGAGACATGAACTATATCTATTTCGCCCTGATGTGCCTCAGTTTCACTTTGTCCTATTTTGAAATTACTCTCAGCCATGATTCCGCTCCGGAAGTTGTGTTGAAAATGTTCTCGAAAACGGGTTTTACCTGGCTGGCTCTCCTTTCCATGTACTTCGTGACTGAATATACAGGCATTCTTAAGGAAAACAGGATACGAAAATTTCTTCCTTTAATCATAGGTACGGGTCTAACGGTCATTTTCATGACCAGAGGATCGAAAGAGGCAATCGATATCGTTTACAGTCCGGTTATGCAGCTTGTTTTTCTACCCGCTATCCTCTTTAATGTTACCATTCTTGTCATATCGATTTTTTTCAGGAAGAACAAAAACGCCATTCCCCTTCTTTTAGCCTTCATGGCGGTGATCGGGGCTTCCGGTCACGACATTCTCTACATTCTCCAAAGCCGGCTGCCCTATGCTTATCTGACGGCTTACGGGTTTTTGAGTCTTGTGGGATTTATCTTTTTTACATTGGCAATCCGTCAAACCAGAGAATCGCTCGCGGCGAAAAAAACGGCAATGGAACTGGATAAGAAAAACAGTCAGCAGCAGGAATTGATAAACAGGATACGGGAGGTATCGCGTACGCTCGTTAAATCGAGCCGGCAGATAGAAGAAAAAGTATCCTCCACAAGTGAAAAGATTGAAGAGAGCGCCGATCAGAATGAACAGATTTCTGCTGAAGTTTTCAATCGCGTATCGGAGCTGAAACAAGTTATCGTCGAAATGGAGGAGAGGGCGAAAACCTCCGCGGAAAAAATTCCGGCATCCATAAACAATCAGTCGGAAGCCGTCAAAAAAGTGTCTTCGACGATCAACAGCCTCAATGACCACTTAACGGAAATACTGCAGTTCGCCGAAGATACGAAGCAGAGTGCCGACGCGCTTTCCGAAATGGCCGGCAGCAGCACCCGGATCATTAAAGAATCGAATAAATCGATTGTCGAAGTTTCGGAGTACAGCACCTTCATCAGCGATGTTCTCACCGCCATTGAAGATATAACGGAAAAGACTTCTCTCCTCTCTATCAACGCAGCTATCGAAGCGGCGCGGGCGGGAACGGCAGGAGCGGGATTTTCCGTGGTAGCCGGAGAAATCCGAACACTTTCATCAGCTTCGAAAGAGCGGTTGGACAGCAGTTTTCAGAAAATTGAAGATATGAAAGACTCCATAGGGAACAGCCGCGAGCTCTCTGAGAAAGTGTCAGGCTCGCTGACAAATATCATTGAGAATACCAAAGTCTCCACAGAAAAGATAAAGTCGATGACTGACAGACTGAACAAACAGAAAAAAGAATCGGCAGCCATTTCACAATCAGTACAAGGTCTTCTCAACGATACGCGTATCATTCAGCACCTTTCGGAAGAAAGCCGTAAAGCCGATATAGCTGTCGCCGGAACCATGGAGGACATCCGCAGTCTCTTTCTCAATATTACGGAAATCCTTTCCGGTCAGAAGGACCAGTCGACTGAGCTTTACCGCTTTATGGCCCACATTCAGGAAGTTGTTGAAGAAAACCTGAGAAATGTGGATATCCTCAATTCCAGTATCGAAGAACTGAACTGA
- a CDS encoding glutamine synthetase family protein, with protein sequence MIKHKISKYLGKPASGFTKADIIKYMSENSIEMLNFRYVGGDGKLKTLNFVVNDLDYLEEILTTGERVDGSSLFTHIDAESSDLYVVPRYRTAFVNPFATEPTVDILCSFYTAEGKPLPGAPEELVRKSQAALRQETGLTLEALGELEFYLFSEVDDIYSITPQKGYHESHPFSKWEVIRLECMSIISSIGGRIKYGHAEVGNIIEGNMEMVQHEIEFLPVPIEDAADQIVIAKWVIREVAYRYGLHVSFAPKIVVGAAGSGMHIHMRLVKDGKNEMVDGADLSVTAKKMIGGLLKNARSLSAFGNTVPTSFLRLVPHQEAPTSICWGDRNRATLVRVPLGWRGVDNMLKDANPIEADDKNKWINKQTVELRSPDGSAHIYNLLAGVASAVLYGLKWEGSLEYAQKLYLKAGSRDRESFPQLPESCFDCADALLEERDVYEEYGVFTPHVIEGIAEDLKSYGDENLSERLFGDGEQLKKLVEDHLHCG encoded by the coding sequence ATGATCAAGCACAAAATATCAAAATATCTTGGTAAACCAGCTTCCGGGTTTACAAAAGCGGACATTATCAAGTACATGTCTGAGAACAGCATAGAAATGCTGAATTTCCGTTATGTCGGCGGTGACGGAAAACTGAAAACTCTTAATTTTGTCGTAAATGATCTCGATTACCTTGAGGAAATTCTCACTACCGGTGAGCGGGTGGACGGTTCCAGTCTCTTCACTCATATTGATGCGGAATCGAGTGATTTATATGTTGTTCCCCGCTACAGAACAGCATTTGTCAATCCTTTTGCCACTGAACCGACTGTTGATATCCTTTGTTCTTTTTATACAGCGGAGGGTAAGCCTCTTCCCGGAGCACCTGAAGAGCTTGTCAGAAAGAGCCAGGCCGCATTGAGACAGGAAACAGGATTGACTCTGGAGGCTCTCGGGGAGTTGGAGTTCTATCTTTTCTCTGAAGTGGATGACATTTACAGCATCACCCCGCAGAAGGGATATCACGAATCCCATCCTTTTTCAAAATGGGAAGTGATCCGCCTGGAATGCATGAGTATCATCAGCAGCATCGGCGGGCGCATTAAATACGGCCATGCGGAAGTAGGAAATATTATTGAAGGCAACATGGAGATGGTTCAGCATGAGATAGAGTTTCTGCCGGTTCCCATCGAAGATGCCGCCGATCAGATCGTAATAGCCAAATGGGTCATCCGGGAAGTGGCATACCGTTACGGGCTTCATGTGAGCTTTGCACCGAAAATTGTCGTCGGTGCGGCAGGCAGCGGCATGCATATTCATATGCGCCTTGTAAAAGATGGAAAGAATGAGATGGTGGACGGGGCCGATCTCAGTGTAACCGCAAAAAAGATGATCGGCGGATTGCTGAAAAACGCCAGGTCCCTCAGCGCATTCGGCAATACTGTTCCCACATCATTTTTAAGACTGGTTCCCCATCAGGAGGCTCCCACAAGCATATGCTGGGGAGACAGAAACAGGGCGACTCTCGTCCGGGTTCCCCTCGGATGGAGGGGCGTGGATAATATGCTAAAAGATGCCAATCCCATCGAAGCCGATGATAAGAACAAATGGATTAATAAGCAGACAGTGGAGTTGAGAAGCCCCGACGGGTCGGCGCATATCTACAATCTGCTGGCGGGCGTGGCTTCCGCGGTACTCTATGGCTTGAAATGGGAGGGAAGCCTTGAATATGCTCAGAAGCTGTACCTTAAAGCGGGAAGCCGTGACAGAGAGTCGTTTCCGCAACTTCCCGAATCCTGTTTTGATTGCGCCGATGCTCTTCTGGAAGAGAGAGATGTATATGAAGAATACGGAGTGTTCACTCCCCATGTTATTGAAGGAATAGCCGAAGATCTGAAGTCATACGGCGATGAAAATCTCAGCGAGAGACTGTTTGGTGATGGAGAGCAGCTGAAAAAGCTGGTGGAAGACCACCTTCACTGCGGTTGA
- a CDS encoding OsmC family protein, with translation MDNKITIEFSDGFQGLSVNSNGKTLKVGKDEWRPYEMLHTALASCMYSTFLDVINKKKLDYDKVALTVDSRKKDEIPSSIESIDIEFKVFGAEKDDEKTVKKFLKSQDLAAKYCSMHNTLKNIVNITSKVEFA, from the coding sequence ATGGATAATAAAATTACAATTGAATTCAGCGATGGGTTTCAGGGTCTCAGCGTCAATTCCAACGGAAAAACCCTTAAAGTAGGAAAAGATGAATGGAGGCCTTACGAAATGCTTCACACAGCCCTTGCTTCCTGTATGTATTCGACTTTCCTCGATGTCATCAATAAGAAGAAACTGGATTATGATAAAGTGGCTCTCACTGTCGACAGCAGAAAGAAGGATGAGATCCCCTCTTCTATAGAATCAATCGATATTGAATTCAAAGTGTTCGGCGCAGAGAAGGACGATGAAAAGACTGTCAAAAAATTCCTCAAATCGCAGGATCTCGCCGCGAAATACTGCTCCATGCACAATACCCTCAAAAATATTGTGAATATCACTTCAAAAGTGGAATTCGCATAA
- the hpt gene encoding hypoxanthine phosphoribosyltransferase, whose protein sequence is MNYRIEELIPASALAEKVREMGAKIEKDYRDADEIILVGLLRGSTVFLADLAREIDLDAKIDFMVVSSYGNSMNSSREVKVKKDLEEDIKDKHVIIVEDIIDTGYTLEKVREYLLLREPASLKICTLLDKPERREVNVPVDYVGFSIPDVFVIGYGIDYAQRHRNLPYVGKVIME, encoded by the coding sequence ATGAATTATCGTATTGAAGAATTGATTCCCGCCTCTGCTCTGGCTGAAAAAGTCCGGGAAATGGGAGCGAAAATCGAAAAAGACTACAGGGACGCCGATGAGATCATTCTTGTAGGACTGCTGAGGGGATCAACTGTTTTTCTTGCGGATCTGGCAAGGGAAATAGACCTCGATGCCAAGATAGATTTTATGGTGGTTTCGAGTTACGGCAATTCCATGAATTCTTCCCGGGAAGTTAAAGTTAAAAAAGACCTCGAAGAAGATATCAAAGACAAACATGTGATAATAGTCGAGGATATCATCGATACGGGGTACACCCTGGAAAAAGTCCGGGAATATCTTCTTCTCAGGGAACCGGCTTCCCTGAAAATCTGTACGCTGCTGGACAAGCCGGAGAGACGGGAAGTAAACGTCCCCGTTGATTACGTGGGGTTCTCCATTCCCGATGTTTTTGTCATCGGATATGGTATTGATTACGCCCAGAGGCACCGGAATCTCCCTTATGTGGGGAAAGTCATTATGGAGTAG
- a CDS encoding peptidylprolyl isomerase gives MEWRASHILVAEKEKAKKILEQLENGADFAELAMEHSTCSSAFKGGDLGWFGPGKMVLQFELAAKRLKEPGDLSKVVQTQFGFHIIKLTGKR, from the coding sequence ATGGAATGGAGAGCCAGCCACATTCTGGTGGCGGAAAAAGAGAAGGCGAAAAAAATTCTGGAGCAATTAGAGAACGGCGCCGATTTCGCTGAACTGGCTATGGAGCATTCGACCTGCTCCAGCGCCTTCAAAGGGGGCGATCTGGGGTGGTTCGGTCCGGGGAAAATGGTTTTGCAGTTTGAACTGGCCGCAAAAAGGCTGAAGGAGCCGGGAGACCTGAGCAAGGTTGTGCAGACCCAGTTCGGCTTTCATATTATCAAGCTGACGGGAAAGCGTTAG
- a CDS encoding CIA30 family protein encodes MSFNSIFADDLYFLIDDFSGDKFRLNRSWEGFTDQVMGGVSEISISRISRQNEPFVRMSGEVSLENNGGFIQIRHMLSEPFKPFDGSDYQGIRLKVRGRGDGYYIFLRTTATVFPWKFYKSEIMLEETWSTVDLPWSSFSEGDYGTLRAFRPDKLKSLAIVAYGKEFTAQIDISEIGLYK; translated from the coding sequence ATGTCATTCAATTCGATATTTGCCGACGATCTGTATTTTCTCATAGATGACTTTTCCGGAGACAAATTCCGATTGAACCGCTCCTGGGAAGGATTCACCGATCAGGTTATGGGTGGTGTATCAGAAATCTCCATTTCCCGGATATCAAGGCAAAATGAGCCCTTTGTCAGGATGTCCGGAGAAGTTTCTCTTGAAAACAACGGCGGATTTATCCAGATAAGGCATATGCTTTCCGAGCCTTTCAAACCCTTTGACGGATCTGATTATCAAGGGATTCGCCTGAAAGTGAGGGGTCGGGGCGATGGTTATTATATTTTCCTGAGAACCACAGCGACTGTTTTTCCATGGAAATTTTACAAGTCGGAAATAATGCTGGAAGAGACCTGGTCTACTGTCGATCTGCCCTGGAGTTCCTTTTCAGAGGGGGATTACGGGACACTGAGAGCTTTCAGACCCGATAAACTGAAAAGCCTGGCCATTGTGGCGTACGGAAAGGAATTCACCGCTCAGATTGATATTTCAGAAATAGGATTGTACAAATGA